One segment of Carya illinoinensis cultivar Pawnee chromosome 1, C.illinoinensisPawnee_v1, whole genome shotgun sequence DNA contains the following:
- the LOC122289723 gene encoding probable RNA-binding protein ARP1 isoform X1, which yields MTMSNNNMGLFGDTTLTKVFVGGLAWETPKEAMREHFEKYGEILEAVIISDKVTGRSKGYGFVTFKEAEAAKKACEDATPIINGRRANCNLASLGARRPRSASTTPPQQGSNGGARPATGAPANQVQWYYPAGTPPSPFHHQPLPFYGYSPTYIATDHISYNHKLSYTGGAYMNGHYSQVYPAGQAIVGGNTLMPMYPYYHNYHQSQTMGLPAHIFSPSAARPMNAVPAIMSKPPPIAPNTGTVGAGESFKKVGT from the exons ATGACCATGAGCAACAATAATATGGGGCTGTTTGGGGACACGACACTAACCAAGGTGTTTGTCGGAGGGCTGGCATGGGAGACGCCGAAGGAGGCTATGAGAGAGCACTTTGAGAAGTACGGTGAGATATTGGAGGCCGTGATCATCTCTGATAAGGTCACTGGCAGATCCAAGGGCTACGGATTC GTGACGTTCAAGGAGGCTGAAGCAGCTAAGAAGGCTTGCGAGGATGCTACGCCCATCATCAACGGACGCCGAGCCAACTGCAACCTGGCTTCGCTCGGAGCTCGGCGCCCAAGGTCGGCTTCCACCACCCCTCCTCAACAAG GATCCAACGGTGGAGCAAGGCCTGCGACAGGTGCACCTGCAAATCAAGTGCAATGGTACTATCCGGCGGGGACACCTCCATCGCCCTTTCATCACCAGCCCCTTCCTTTCTATGG GTACTCTCCCACCTACATTGCTACAGATCATATCAGTTACAATCAT AAACTAAGCTACACCGGCGGGGCGTACATGAATGGGCATTACTCCCAAGTGTATCCGGCGGGGCAGGCTATTGTGGGTGGAAACACGTTGATGCCAATGTACCCATATTACCATAATTACCACCAATCACAAACAATGGGACTTCCAGCTCATATCTTCTCGCCTTCAGCAGCGAGACCCATGAACGCAGTCCCGGCAATCATGTCAAAACCACCACCAATTGCTCCCAACACAG GTACAGTTGGCGCAGGTGAGAGCTTTAAAAAGGTTGGCACTTAG
- the LOC122289723 gene encoding probable RNA-binding protein ARP1 isoform X2 — MTMSNNNMGLFGDTTLTKVFVGGLAWETPKEAMREHFEKYGEILEAVIISDKVTGRSKGYGFVTFKEAEAAKKACEDATPIINGRRANCNLASLGARRPRSASTTPPQQGSNGGARPATGAPANQVQWYYPAGTPPSPFHHQPLPFYGYSPTYIATDHISYNHKLSYTGGAYMNGHYSQVYPAGQAIVGGNTLMPMYPYYHNYHQSQTMGLPAHIFSPSAARPMNAVPAIMSKPPPIAPNTVCLAVE; from the exons ATGACCATGAGCAACAATAATATGGGGCTGTTTGGGGACACGACACTAACCAAGGTGTTTGTCGGAGGGCTGGCATGGGAGACGCCGAAGGAGGCTATGAGAGAGCACTTTGAGAAGTACGGTGAGATATTGGAGGCCGTGATCATCTCTGATAAGGTCACTGGCAGATCCAAGGGCTACGGATTC GTGACGTTCAAGGAGGCTGAAGCAGCTAAGAAGGCTTGCGAGGATGCTACGCCCATCATCAACGGACGCCGAGCCAACTGCAACCTGGCTTCGCTCGGAGCTCGGCGCCCAAGGTCGGCTTCCACCACCCCTCCTCAACAAG GATCCAACGGTGGAGCAAGGCCTGCGACAGGTGCACCTGCAAATCAAGTGCAATGGTACTATCCGGCGGGGACACCTCCATCGCCCTTTCATCACCAGCCCCTTCCTTTCTATGG GTACTCTCCCACCTACATTGCTACAGATCATATCAGTTACAATCAT AAACTAAGCTACACCGGCGGGGCGTACATGAATGGGCATTACTCCCAAGTGTATCCGGCGGGGCAGGCTATTGTGGGTGGAAACACGTTGATGCCAATGTACCCATATTACCATAATTACCACCAATCACAAACAATGGGACTTCCAGCTCATATCTTCTCGCCTTCAGCAGCGAGACCCATGAACGCAGTCCCGGCAATCATGTCAAAACCACCACCAATTGCTCCCAACACAG TTTGCTTGGCTGTGGAATAG